The region AGACTGTCAGCGAGCTGCTGCATAGGACACCCGACCCTTGTTCTCCGTCTTAGAGGGAAAGCATTCAGTCTCCTACCACTAAGAGTGACGCTgggtggtttaaaaaaattaatatccaccCTGGCTGTggagctggtgtggctcagtggattgagtgccggcctgtgaaccaaagggtcgccagttcgattcccagtctagggcacatgcctgggttgtgggccaggtccccagtagggggcgtgtgagaggcaaccacacactgatgtttctctccctctctttctccctcccttcccctctctctaaaaataaataaaatattttttaaaatattactatcCGTTTAAGGATGTTCCCCTTGTATTCCCAGGCCCATGGTTCCTTCTGGCTGCCTTCCAGCCGAGTGAGAACTTCTGGCCAACAGGTGGAGAGGAGGTGAAACAGGTACCTTTCAGGAGAGAGTGTCAGGGGGACGGTGCCAGGCCCTTGGATGGCTGTGTGTGGCTTTGCCTAGGCGTGGTGACCAGCAGCCTCACAGGTGGTGGCCCGGTGATCGCCTAGATCCTTGAGTGACCCGCCAAGGACGTTTTCCACAAACAGGAAATAAATCTCGGGTGACCGCAGGCCCCGAGATTTCAGGGTGGTTCGTGAATGCAGCATGAGTGGGCCGTGTTGAACGACACTCTTGACGGGTGAAGAGCCCCTCTCCTCAGCGGGAGGCGGTGGTTTTGAAATGGTGGTTAATCCATTAACGGTGCTTAAAGGAGCATTTCTTTCTTAATCAGTGAAGTCAtacatttctaatatattttctaatatgaaAACATCCTTGATTTTTCAAAGTTCAAACAGtgtactgccctggctggcatggctcagtggattgagtgtcagcctgatacagaaaggtcgccggttcgattcccagtcagggcatgtgcctgggtggcgggccaggtcccccgttgggggcgTGCGAACGAaaccgatcgatgtatctctcgaACAtccatgtctctccctctctttctccgtcccttcctctctttctaaaaattaagtaattaatttttaaaaatgtgttgcatCCATTGCTAGATTCAGCCTGCTGATAGATTCTTTAGATATTTGTGTCATTATTCCAAATGGGGGTGGTCCTCCATCACCCTGGCCCAGCAGAGCGTCCTGGGGCGCAGTGTGGGGCGGGAGACCAGCACCCACGGACCGAGAACAGCCGGAAATGTTCTCAACTTCTGCACTTACGGTTCTTCTAAAGGTTTCTTTTTCAGCCCGCATTGGTTATTGatattttcctaaaaatgtaTCCATTCCATCTCTATTTTGTAGCTTTAATACTATACACAAGCTATTATGTCTATGCaccttatatatttatatgtaactaTACATACGTGTTAAAATATGTGCCTACGTTATCTTGCTACATGTAAATTGTCCTCATTATTTGAAAATCCCTGTTTCTGCTGTGCTGGACCCTTCTTCCACCTGTGATGCTATAAAGTCTCTGAAACGCAAACAGCCTTCCGTTCTGCTTGCCCCTCTCCTGCCCAGTCCCTCCACCGCGGGGAAATCTCTTTTTTCCTATCAGCCCAAGAGGAAATGATGCACTTATAGGCTCAGGGAGTTTGATCTCAAGTCTTCCTTGTAGCAATCGCGAAGATGGCCTTGACGGTCGTGGGGCTGCATTGTGAAGACTGGAGATTTCGATTTGCAAGTAACTTACATGAGTTGTTCTGTGAATATTTAGATGTTTAGGTGAAGTGATGGGTCGGTTTTCATTCCTGGCCCTTTGCGGAGCTTTGGGTTTGGCTGGATTGAAGCTTTAACCCAAGAGCAGCTTCAGGGCCTTCCCAGCGCCTGAAAGCTTCCAGGAGCTTGTAATGATGTGCGCTGACCCTGAACGCACCAAGGTCTGTGATGCAGCGGCCCTGCCCCTGGTCCTGCTCCTAGCTTCCCGCCCCAGTCCCCAGTCCCACACCCGGCGCCAGGAAAGACTCGGACAGACAGGCTTGCTGGTCAGTTTCTTTATTGCTGAAACAGGGAAGGCTCAGAGCCCCAGTCCCAGGCTGGGACCCCGAGGTGCCTGGTGCCAGGAGGAGTGACGTCCAGCAGCCTCCATGGTCTCGGTCCCTCCTGAATCCTCTGacgtgggaggtggggggatgtCATCTCTGCAGAGGGGCCAAGGCTCCTGAAATGGACCAGAGACTCCCCTGGGACCCTGTGGGATGGACGCTCACCAGCCCCTCCACACGGGGGGAGCAGGCGCCCCACCTGTGAAAGACAGATCCCCGCCTCAGCCCCACCTTAGGCTGAGCGGCTgttcagccccaccccctgccaccaccTGCCCTTCCTAACCCCACCTTGGCCCACACCAGGGCCCAGAAGGAGCAGAGGGTGTCAGCGGGAATGGGGCCAGGACACAGGAAAGACAGCCCTGCAGTTCAAGGCCATCCAGAGAGGGGGCGTGTGGCCAGCCTCCAATCACAGCCTCCGGGAGAAACCCCCAGGGGAGACCCCCGGGTTCCCAGGTTCCAGCCATTCCCACGGTGGGGAGGCGGGCGGCAGAGGGGAGTCTGAGGCCCACGcagaccccacccccatgcccaggACGAGGGGGCAGGGCAGCTACGTTACCCAGGAGGCATGTCGGCAGCAGCTCGCCTAGAAACGGCACCTCTCTGCGGGACGAGGGGGAGCAAGGGGAGGTCACAGTTCGGCCACAACACCAGAGGGGTCTGcaccccccaccacccagggGCCTCCCGGGAGGCCTGCGGGGAATCGGAGGCCCCCATGGGAGACAGACATTCCCAGAGCTCTCTGACCAGGGGCCGCAGGCCGGGGCTGGTGCTCACCTTCGACCTGGGCCGGGGTGAAGGTGACGGAGGCACGCACAGACAGCAGCTTCACGGCCCTGTTGAACTGCTCCATGACCGCATTGTCAGCCTTCGGGGTCctggctgtgggggcaggggtcagTGAGGGGCCACGGGGGCTCACAGGGGGTCTAGGGAGCCAGGGGACCCTTCCCCAGGGACCCTGATCTGGAAGGCCACGCTGACGTCCCCGGATCCACAGAGCTTGGCCCCGCTTCCCAGGAGTGGTCTCCAGGGCTCAGCCCACAGTCCTCCAGGGTCCCTGTTCCCCCTGGACCcagtcccccctcctcctcccaggccgGTGCTTGGGGAAGAGTCTACACGGACCCAGGGGGACAAGGGCCCGGCACCTGGCTGGCCGCTCAGTGGGCCAGGGGACAtcttcccagcccctcacccGCGGTCAACTGGGGAGCCCTGGAAGGCCCACGGGCACCGCCTCTGTGACGGTGAAACGGTCGCCTCCGTCATTTTCAGGACACTGGGGTTTAAGGACGTTTTTGTAGCTGACTCTTCTCTGGTGACATCACTGAAACTCTGTTAGCAAAGGCTGCTGGACCCACAGTGACCTCAGCTACTCCAGCCCGGGTCCCCAGCCTGGCCCTTGTCACCAGCCAGCCACAGCCTGAGCCACGGAGGGACCCTGGGGCtgtgccctccctctccccctgccctcccgccTCACTGGCTTGGGGACCCTGGGGCCGGGCACGCACCCAGGTACTGGCAGGTCAGGCTCTGCTTGGCGgggacagcagcagcagcggcctcCAGGCACAGGAACACGTAGCTCTGATAGTCGGTGTCCAGCACGTGGACCTTGCCCTTCTCCAGGGCCACAGCGGGGGCCACGTTGCCCTTCTCCAGGGCCACAGCGGGGGCCACGTTGCCCTTCTCCAGGGCCACAGCAGGGACCACGTTGTCCTTCTCCAGGGCTGTAGCGGGGGCCACATTGCTTTCCTCCTGGTCTGGAAGAGGGAACAGACGGGCTGTGTTAAGTGGGCTCTTCCTCCACCAGGAGAGGGCATACTGGTCGCTCTCCAGGCAGGGCCACAGGGTGAGGACCGGGACTGACTCTGCACCCCGACACCCCTCGGCCTTTCCTCAGACTGGTCCCCGGGCACAGGGGCCTGGTCGCCCCGGCCTGAGCTGCCCGCTGCCTGCAGAACTGGAGCTCAGTCATCATCACTCAGGCCACGCCATCCCTGCATCCTGGGACCCAGGGTGGTTAGGGGTGGGGTTCCCTTGTGCACCCCGAGGTGAGACCCGCCACCACCGAGGGAGGGAGGACGGGCCTGCCCAGGAGACTTGGTCCCCGCCGATGGCGGCCACCCTGAAGCCAGCACATACTGTTGATCTGGAAGGAGGCAGGGACCTCGGTTTTCTCTGCGAATATCTTCCTCTCCACACAGCTGCCGTCCTCCCTGGAAGACAGTGTCCCCTGAGCCACAGTGTCCCCTGGGCCGCTGCGCAGACTCTTTGGCCATCAAGCCCAGCCAAGGGGCTGGGAGAGGTAGGTGCCAGGCTCCAGGAGCGCCCCGGAGGAGGGGCAGTCTGGGTCTCGGGGGCTGGCTGCCTATCCAGGCTGCACTCCCTGTCACCTCCAACAGCTGCAGGTGACCAGGTTCCTGAGGGCTCATTGGAGCCAGAGACAAGGGCTGGCACGGCCCCGAACCATGGTCTGCTGCATCCGCTGGCAGTTGTGGGGTCTGAGCTgtcaccgccccccaccccaccccgctctCTCtggcacccccactccctctccagGGGCAGAAGGGGCCGTGGCAGGTGCTCTAGGCCCTGACCCCAGCCGCAGCTCGCCAGCGGCCTCCTCACGGACCTCTCCCCACACTGACCCTGGTCCCTCTGTGTGGTCGGCCTGTGGGCCCAGAGCCTGGGGCCAGTCCCATCAGgagccctgcccgccccccagCAGCCGGGCCCACCCACCATCTGCGCACGGTGATCTCCAGGCCGTTCTGGGCGGTGGGCCTCAGCTCCTTGACGTACAGCCTCAGAGGGGTGCTCTCAGTGTTCAGCAGGGCGGGGTCGCTGGCCACCAGGGCCATGGGGTACCATGTCCCAGCCACCTAGGGAGGGCCAGGTTGCTCTGAGGGCAGGTAGGGGACCCCAGTCCCATGGTGGGGTCACTCTGTCCCTCCCCATCCAGGCCAGGCCCAGTCCTACCCATTTCCAACTCCCTGAAGGCAGCCTGCCGAGGAGGGGCTGGATTTTGGGGGTACCTGCTGaccccctgcctgggcctgctgTGGGATACCTTCCCTGCTGTGCTGTGGAATGTTCTACTTGAACTCAGCTGAGCCCAAAGAAGGACCTAGAGAACCCCCCTCTATGAGTGAGGGCAGAAGGTTGGATCTTGGGGAGACGTGGTTAGAGATGGGAACTTGAGGGCACAGAGGGACCTTGTGGGGCAAACCGTGTCCCCAGATTTCATGGTTGTTGAAACCCTGACCTAACCCTCAGACCACGGCTATTTGGATGAGGGGCTTTAAAGCGGTGAGGAAGTTCCAGCAAGGTTGCTGGGGGGCCCTGACCCCTCCGCACTGGCGACCTTGTAAGAGGAGGAGATGCTGACGGACATACAGACGTACAGAGAAGAGGCCGAGTGAGGACGCAGGGAAAGGACGGCCATCTGCAAGTCCAGGGGCGAGCcaggaggagccagccctgcccacccctgggtcTCGGGTGTCTGGCACCGGGACATGAGACAATGAACGTCTGTGGTTCAAGCCGCCGTCCCTGCGCTTTGTGGCCCCAGCAAAGTCCCACAGACCCCAGATGTCACAGCCTCCTCTGACTCCTGAGGCCCCACAGctcaccacccaccccagccacccaggCAGAGTGCCCCTTGTCCCCAAACCTTCTGGACGTCCAGGACCTTCCCAGTCTGAGGGACAAAGATGTCCTGGTTGCCACACGCCAGGGCCACGCACACGGCCAGCAGGAGACACCTCATGGCTGCAGCTGCTGTAGGCACGTCTGAGCTCAGGAATGTGGAGGCCGAGGCAGCGGGCTCGGGGCCTTATATAGGAGCACCACTCGGGCCGCCTGCCATGGGTTCCCCGAATCCTCGAGGCTCCTCCTCTGCCCTCGGGTGGCTTCCTCAGCTGGGACAATAGGAGATCTTCTTCCCCTGTGTCCAAACAGGAAGGTCCCCTGTGTCCCAGGGCCTGAAGAGTTCCTGGTAGAACCCAGAAAGAAAGGGTCAGGCGTGGGGGCCCGAGCTGGCCGCCAGTGCCAGGGACACTTCCTGGGTCAGGCCCTGGACAGTGACAGGTCAGAGCCAGCACTGAGGACAGCTGTGTCCAGGAGGGTGCGGCCCCTGGCCCTGGGTCCCTGGACATCTGGTCAGGGTGGCGGTTTGCCCactcccttcacccccaccccagctcctggaaAGGCTGCAGCCCCTTCCTGGTTCCCTCCTGgttctgcttttctctcctgCACAGCCTGCGGCTGGGGCCTTGGGTGGCACCCCACCCACTGTGGGAGTGGACGGTGAAGTGGGGTTCAGGTATAGCCCTCAGGTGGGCCTGGCCCTAGGGAGCACCCTGAATGCGTTTGCagctaatagtaataataatggtgTCAACAAGGACAGTGAGGGTCACAGAATCGCCTGGGTCACCCAGATGGGAAGTGGCCTGGCCACCGGCGGGGCGGGCGGCGGGGCTGGCACGGCCGCTGTCGTGTGTGGGGGAGTGAGAGCCACGTGTCCTGGACTCCCGGCCTCGCGCTTTAATCCATGGAAGCCCTGGTCCCGCCCCCGTGAGCCAAGGACCGGACGAGGCCGTGAGCCGCTCGCGAGCTGGCGTGTGCTGGCTCCCAGgggaccctgactggtgtggaggGGACTGAGCGAGTCACAGACAGACGAGTCTCGCTGATTCCATGTTGGCAAACAGCGGATTCCACGGTGGGGACGTGCgtgccctgtgccctgtgtgAAGGGGGCGCGAAGGCCATCGCTTGTCATCCCACATGGTTAACTTGCTCGTCTCGGGGGCAGGTAGGCGTGGGGGAGCAGCAAGGAGGGGGCACAGCTGCTCCAGGCTGTCCTAAAGAGGAGTCTCCTGTCTCCTGGAGGTAGGGGCCCTGGCCGGTGGGACCCTGGGGGTCCCCAGGGCACTCTGAGGCCTTGCCACCCACCTGTCATCGTCAGCATCTCCTAGACTAGATGTGCTTTGCTGTCCGTCCCTGGCTTCTTTCCCACAGAGGCCATTTAACACGGTGCCCAGTAAATGCCCACCGCAGGAGACATGACCCCAGGATGCCCCAATACCCTTTcatgagggggaggagggggctcaGGCAGCCCCAGCCCATCAGCTGGCTCAGGCGTGGTTCCCCTTCCTCACGGTGACCGAGACCCACAGCCTGAGCTTCTCAGTGGGGCCGGTGCCTGTCCCAGTGCGGGCACCCCCAGCTCAGACGGGCGGTTCCTGAGTCTGATGAAACTCTGTGGGAAGTTGAAGCAaagtgaggtgggggaggcaagGAAACGCAGCCAGTGACACTCAGTCAAAAGACCTGAGGTGGCCCGAGGAGATAAACCTCCCAGCACCCACCACAGTCAGCAGGCACTGGACACAGTGACCCTCTGGCCCCCTGTCCAGACTATCTCCTGTGACTCTGGGAACTGGTCTCTGAGCTCGGTTTTCCCTCGGTTTTCCCGGTGTGCACATCTTAACAAGAGCAGCGCAGCGGGCTGGTGTCGCCCGAAAACTCACGTCCACCCGGAACCTCAGGGGGTGGCTGTCAGTTCAGATGAGGCCACACTATAGTAAGGTGGCCCTAGTCTAATTCTAGTGTCCTTGTAAGTGAAAACAggggacacagagaaaagaccGTGTGACGATGAAGGTGGATATGCAAGCGATGTGACCGCGAGCCAGGGAGCGCCTGAAGCCGCCAGGAGCTGGGACAGGCAGGAAGGACCTTGTCCTAGAGCCTGGGACACCTTGATTGTGGACTTCTGGCCTCAGAACTGGGCGGGAGTGAATTCCTGCTGTTAGAAGCCTCCGCCCCATCCCCGTGTGTGGTCCTTTGCTATGGTGGCCCCAGGACCCCAGCACAGGCCGCTTGGCAGGGGTCCACGGTGCCCCGGCTGTCAGAGACCACCCAGCAGGGTCACGTGGAGCAGGGGCAGGTCCGCCAGGAAAAGCAGACGTCCTGtctgctggagagctggggagaCGCTGGCTGCCCCCACTTCCTGCAAGCATTCTCAGCCGCCCTGCTGTGCACCTGCCAGCAGTGACCATGACCTCTCAGGCCACACCTAGTCACTGTTTCCGGGAGTGAAGTTCTACAgaatttcctttgttctttcctaagaacaaaggaaaacaagcaaCCGCTGGCCTTGGGCCGTGGCACTGTGAAGTGTGGGAGGGACGTTGAACACTGATTGCGACCCAGTGATGGGACCTgggaggggacctggcccaaccGTCACACagccccatcccttcccccaggACCCCTTGCACCTTAGAACTGGGTGGGGGTCAGGCTTGTATTAAGTTGAAGAGGCAGGAAGTTACTTTCCTTGGGGTTGGGAAGCCTCGGGCTTTGACTCAGCTGGGAATGCCACGACTCCCGGGCCCACTGCCTGCAGCCGTGAGCCAAGGACCGGGCAGCAGCAGCGTGGATTCAGGAGCATTGTTCTGTTCTGTGGTCATCACAGGGTGTCCCCAGCACCAGGGCCCCCAAGCTCAGGGACCATCGTGCTTGCTGTCCCTCTAGGGGGCACACCTTCTCCCCATGGGGGCTCGTCCCCACGCAAACCGATTCTTAACCCTTCCCCATGCCACTGCCGTGCCCTATGCCCCAGAAGCACCCTTATCACAGCAGACAAAATACCACAGAACACACCAGCACTCCCAGATGTCCCTGCAAAAGGACTGCCTCTCCCCACCATGCTCCTGTCGCCACGGAAGACAGCAGGGCGGTTCCTGCCAAAAGCAACAAAACAGCCCCGTGACCCGGCAATCCCACCCCAGGGTGGGCACCCAAAGAACTGTTCACAAGTCTGGAGGGGACGTTGGCAACCCCACGTTGGTCGTGGCATTCTTCCCAACGGCCGGAAGCTGGGCGTGGCATAGTGTCCATCGGTGGCCGAATGGAGAAACCAAGTGTGGGCCATCCATACAATGGGACATTGTTCAGCCTTGACACCTGCTCCAACGCGGATAAACCTGCAGGACATCGTGCTGCACGGAAGAAGCCAGCACAGAGGGACAGATTCCACGTGACCCCACTCCCCCCCAGGTCCCTGGAGGGGGCAGCTCCACAGAGGCACGGCAGCTGCCACGTCTAACAGCTGGGTGTGGGTCTTCAGCAcgtttttcctcccacccctctcaggGAGTAGAGCTGTGATAAAGGTTTCCCGTTACTGCCTGTGTTCTGAGCTCTGGGTCAGCCGGGCTggcgggctgggctgggctttcTCCACAGGGCTGTGTTTTCTCTGTTCCTCCCAATGCCGGGACATTCCAATGATGCCAGCCATTGCACGCTCGCCTTCTTGGGTTCTGGGTAACACTGTATCCCTGTAAATGTTTTTGACCTTGTCCTGGGGCACTGTTACACCAGCTGGAAACAATTGGTTTTAGTTTTCGGGTCTCAAGGGCGCGAGCTGTGCTGGGGATCAAGATGGCGAAGCCGCCGTGTGGAGGAGACCCCGGCCCCAGCTGGGGAGCAGAGAGCAGCGGGGGATGGGACGGGCCCGGGGACAGGAGGAAGCTACGGGAGGGAGGTATGATGCTGTGACTGGCAGTAATACGTatacagtggtgggcaaaagtagctttcaggtgttcatatggaaaatcatACACTAATTAATAAACAGTAGTACAGGAGTAAACTGGGTTCcacactcacaactgtgaacctactttcaCCCGCCTGTACACAGGGCTTC is a window of Desmodus rotundus isolate HL8 chromosome 1, HLdesRot8A.1, whole genome shotgun sequence DNA encoding:
- the LOC112306218 gene encoding beta-lactoglobulin, whose translation is MRCLLLAVCVALACGNQDIFVPQTGKVLDVQKVAGTWYPMALVASDPALLNTESTPLRLYVKELRPTAQNGLEITVRRWEDGSCVERKIFAEKTEVPASFQINNQEESNVAPATALEKDNVVPAVALEKGNVAPAVALEKGNVAPAVALEKGKVHVLDTDYQSYVFLCLEAAAAAVPAKQSLTCQYLARTPKADNAVMEQFNRAVKLLSVRASVTFTPAQVEERCRF